The Mycolicibacterium aichiense region CCTCGACGACCGTTCTGAGGAGCGGTCCCGGCGTCACCATCAACGGCAGGTCGACGCCGATCGAAGGGCAGCACGCGGCCGCGCACCACGCACAGGTCAAGCCTGCTCACCGACTGCCGCATCGAGGTGAGCCCTGACGCCCGCAGCCTGCGCACTCAGTTGCGGGACTGCAGCGCCTGCTGGCCGAAGGTACCGGTCTCCAGCGAGCCGTCCGGCAACACCAGATCGCCACTCTCGAGCCGGGACCGCAGGTAGGCAAACGTCTGCGCGGTCTGGGCGAACAGGTGCTCGCCGGCCACCAAAGCCGGTCGTGACTCCTCGTCTGCGGTGACGAACTGCGGCAGCGGCTGCACCACCGTGTGGTAGTCGACGTTGAAGAACAGCGGGAACGAGTACCGCTCCTGCTTGACCTTGCGCACCCGATGCGACGTGGCGACGAAGGCCCCGTTGGTCCACAGTTCGAGCATGTCGCCGACGTTGACCACGAACGTTCCGGGAATCGGTGGGACGTCGATCCATTCCCCGGCGCCGTTGAGGACTTCGAGCCCGGGCGCGGTGGGCTTGAGCAGTGTGAAGCACTCGTAGTCGGTGTGTGCGCCGATGCCCTGGGCGTCTTCGGCGTGCGGGTTGTGCGGATAGTAGATCAGCCGCAACTGGCTCGGCGTCTTGGTGGCGTGCCGGGTGAAGGTGTCCGGATCTTCTCCGAGCGCGACGGCGAAGGCGCCCAACAGATCCTGTCCGACGCCCAGCACCGCCTGGTAGTACTCGGTGACCGTTTCGGCGAAGCCCGCAAGGTTGGGCCACACGTTGGGTCCGAGCATCGGGTTTCCCGCCAGGTGGTCGGGGTCGTCGGCGGGCAGGTCCAGTGCGGTGTCGAATGCTTCCTTGAAGTCTGGCTTGTCGCTGTAGAACCCTTCCTCACCCACCGGCACATAACCGCGATGACAGTTCGACAGCCCGATGTAGGACTTCATCTTCTCCGCCAGCGGCAGGGCGAAGAACTGTTTGGTGGCCTCCAGTAGCCGATCGAAAAGCTCGTCGCTGACCGAAGTCCCCGAGATGTAGAAGAAGCCGACGTCACGTGCCGCCGTGCCGAGTTCGGCCGCGACGCGCTCCCGGTCGGCAGGATCGGTGGACCGCAACCCGCTGATGTCGATCACAGGTACCGATTGGAATGATGTCGCCCCACTCACACTGTCACGCTTCCTTCGCTGTCGTTGATGTCCCAGGCGCTGTCGTCGTCGACTCGTAGCCGTCCTGACTGGATTCTCGGCTGCAGCCGCGCCCCGACCCGGTGTGGATGGCTGGATTCGTCGATCCGCCAACCGGTTCCGTCGACCGTCCCCAGCGAGATCTCCTGGGGGTGAGCCCAGCCGAACCGGTCCCCCACTCGCACCAGCACACCCGTCATGGCCGACGCCGACAGCACAAGTCCCCAGCAGGGTTGTGTCGCAACGGCTTCGCGCTGCCAGTGCTCGGTGTAGTCGGCGTGCACGCCGATCTCCACGAGGGTGTCACCATTCCAGCTCATCCTCCCCGCGTCGGGTAGGCCGGGTGGCTGCAGGTCGACCAGGCGGGCCCATTCGAAGACGTCGTCACGCTGGCTGAGCAGGCCGGCGAAACCCTCGCCAGGTCCGCGAAGATCGACGAACATGGAGATGCCCTGCAGCCATTGCACATTCGTGCCGATATCGCGGGAGCCGTCGGCCTCGACCAGCAGCGTGCGTCGCCACAGTCCGGTGCAGTCGGCGATCACCGGGGTCGCGAGGGTCACAGCGACGCGTCCCATCTCGAGTGCAGCTCGGCCAATCCGGATGCCGTGGGCCGGCCCAGCGCCCGCACCCGCGCGATGCCGCCGTCGGGGTAGGCCTGGACTCGAATGGCGGTGATCGCGGGGGCATCGACCACGAAGACTTGGCGTGCGTCGGCGATCAGGTGTGTGCGGGGCAGCACCACCTCGTCGAACGGCAACGCCCACCACGGCCGTCGGGCATCGGGCCGGTCACGGGTGCCGAGCACGGACACCTCGCGTGAGGCGTTGAACACGAAGTAGGAGGTGTCGATTTCAATGCGGAGCAGATCAGCGGGCGTCAGAAAGGAGATCGTCACCGCGTCATGGGTGTCGGGTCCGATGTCGCGCCGGCGCCGGGCTTCCCAGCCCGACCCCATGTTCTGCGGCCGGTCCGCGGCGATGAGCGCCCGCGCGTCGGAGTAGAACGTGTCGCTGCAGTGCTCGACGCGCCCACCGTGCTCGGCGCCGGAAACCTCGACGGTCACCCCCGACCACAGCGCCGGGTCGGGAACAGGATCGCCGTAGGCCCGCAGCCTGGCCACCCCGCCGTCAGATGCGATCACCACCTTGAGGTGGGTGTAGCGGCGCGCGTCGTCCACGGCAATCAGGTTGTGCGCGTCGGCTTTCAGAGCCGTCGACGGCGACAGCACCCGCCAGTCCACCCGTGCATCACACGGGTCGGCGCCGGCGGCCAGCGTCGCCGCGTACAGCGCGGCGCCGGTCGGATGGTTGCCGGTGAAGAACCGGGTGTCGACGTCGATGGTGTGCAGCCGGCCCGGCACTCCGAGCCGGATGATGACCCAGTCCGGCGCGGGTGCGTGCCTGCGGGTCTCCCAGCCGTCGACGACTTCGCCGCGCAAGTCGAAAGTGCCTGGCACGAAGTCGGGTTCGGCCGCGTCGATCAGCCGTTCCTTGAAACCGAACGACTCGTCGCTGGCCGCCACGACGCTGCCGCCGACCGCACGGCAGGCCAAGTCCAGTCCGGTCATGTGCGTAACCCCTGCGATAGTGGCCAGTGCGTGCGGGCGTTCTCCGGCCCGGCGGCATACACACCGGCCTTACTGGTGGACAGGTTCAGGCCGACCAGCATCTGCGCCAGACCTACTGCGGCGGCCACCCCGTCGACGGCGGGCACGCCGAGTTTCTCGGTGATCGCGGCGGTCACCCCGGCCATCCCTGCGCAACCGAGGCAGATCACGTCGGCGCCGTCCAGAGTCACCGCGCGTTCGGCTTCGGCGACGATCGCGGCGACCGCTCCGGCCGGGTCGGCATCGACCTCGGCGGTCCCGAGGCCGCACGCCCGTACCGACGCACAGTGGGCAGCCAACCCGGCCAACAGCAGTCGGTCCTCGATCGGCGCGATGGAGCGGGCCAGGGTGGTGACCACCGAGAACCTCCTGCCGATCAGCTGAGCGACGTGGGCGGCCGATTCGGCGATATCGAGCACAGGGACGTCGAGCATCTCCTGCAGCGCATCTTTGCCGTGCTCGCCGAAACCGGCCAGCACCACGGCGTCGGCGTCGAACGTTCCGGCGGCGAGCTGGGTGGCGACGACGTCCATCACCCCGACGGCGGACAGGTAACTCTCCGCAGCGGAGTCGATCGCGACGGATCCGAAAGCGGGTTGCGCGGTGACGATGTCGGTCTCGGGTGCGGCGGCCGCCCTGGCCGCGGCGTCGATCTCCGCCGTCATCGTCGCCGAGGTGTTGGGGTTGAGCACCAGAATCTTCATGCCGGCTCCCGGAGTCCGGCGGCCAGCAGGTTGCCGCGGCTGTCCTCACCGGCCGGCCGTCCGCCCCGCCAGGTCTGACGGATCGCACCGGTCAGCGCACTGCCCTCATACGGGGTCACCGGGTGACGGTGCTGAAGCTCGGCACCCCGGACCACCCACGAGGCGTCGGGGTCGAACACACAGAAGTCGGCGCGTCTGCCTGGGGCGATCGCTCCCCGGTCGGTCATGCCGGCGAGTTCAGCGGGCGCCTGCGCCATCCACCGGGATACCTCGTGCACGGCGAATCCGCGCCGGCGCGCCTGGGTCCACAGCGCGGGCAGTGCGATCTGCAGCGAGCTGATCCCACCGAAGGCCCTGCCGAAGTCACCGCCGGTGAGGTCTTTATGGTGTGGCGCGCACGGCGAGTGGTCGGATACCACCATGTCGAGCGTTCCGTCGGCCAGGGCAGCCCAGAGCAGGTCGCGGTTGTCCCCACCGCGGATGGGCGGGCAGGCTGCGAACACCGTCCCACCCTCGGGGATGGTCTCGGCGGCGAAAGTCAGATAGTGCGGGCATGTTTCGGCGGTGACGGGAAGTCCTGCCGCTTTGGCCTCGGCGATCATCGGCAGCACCTCGGCGCTCGACACGTGCACGATGTGGGCTCGGGCGCCGGTCGCGGCGACCGCGTCGAGCACCATGCGCACCGCATCCTCCTCGGCGGCGTCGGGCCGCGACCGAAGGAAGTCGTCATACGACCGCCCGGCCGGCTCCGGGCAATCTGTCAGTACCCGCTCGCTCTCGGCGTGCACCAGCAGCACTGAATCCAGTTCGGCCACAACGGCCATCGCCGTCCGAAGCTGGTCGGGGTCCAGCGGCGGAAAGTCGGCGTTTCCCGATTCGGACAGAAAGCATTTGAAGCCGAACACTCCCGCGCCGGCCAGCTCACCGAACGACTCGAGGTTGTCCGGCACGATGCCGCCCCAGAAACCGGTGTCGACATGGCAGGCGCCGTCTGCCGCGGACCGCTTGGCCTCCAACGCCGCCATCGTGGTCGTCACCGGGTCGCAGTCCAGCGGCATGTCCACCACCGTGGTGATGCCACCGGCCAACGCCGCCGCCGTCGCCGAGTCGAAGCCCTCCCAGTCGGTTCCCGGGTCGTCGATGTGCACATGGGTGTCCACCAGACCGGGCAACACCACCACATCAGGGCCGAAGACCGTTTCGCCGTCGCCGGCGAGCTTCTCGTCGACGCCGGCGACAACGCGGATCATGCCGTCCGCCAACCCGATCGCCGCGGGCCGGACCACGCCGTCGATCACCGCGCGCGGCGCGCGAATGACGTGCTCGACGGCGGCCGTGGTCACGGCGGCGGCACCGGGCCGAACCGCTCCGCGAAGGCCCTCGTCAGCTCTGGCCAGACATGCGGGTCGTGGCCGGGCACCAGCTCGTATCCCTTGTCGGTGGCCAGCCTCTTCAGCTTGCGGATCGGCTCGACCGTGTCGGCCGGGTCGACGTCGATGAACCCGCCGATCGCCAACTCGTGCTCGATGTTCTCGGTGAGGTCGGCGGCGTCGAACGCGAACACGAACCCGCCGCCGCCCACCGACTCGTCGAGATCGACGACGAAGCTCTGATGCCCCGGCGTGTGCCCGTAGGTGGGCACCGCGGTGATACCGGGCGCGATCTCGGCTTCACCGTCGGCCAGCACCCAGTCGATGCGGGGATCGTCGAAGTCGATGCGGGCGATGGCATGTCGTTCCGGCTCCGGGTGGTTCGAGAGCCCGTACTCCAGCTCGCGCCGCTGCGCATGCACCGGGACCTTGCCGGCGAACAACTTCACGCCGCCGGCGTGGTCGTGGTGCAGGTGCGACAGCGCCACGAGGTGGATGTCGTCGACGTCGATGCCGATGTCGTGCAGCGACTCCTCGATCGGCTCACCCGGCCCCGGCAGAACCGGGATGTACTCGACGGTCGGATAGAACCGCCGGTACAGCGCCGGATCCCGGATCAGCGCGGTGTTGAAGCCGGTGTCGAGCAGCACCCAGCCGCCATCGGTCTGCAACAACACCCCCGGAACCGGTTCACGCAGCCGGAGTTCCGGTGGCGAGCCGTACACCGACACCGCCTTCGGTAACTCCTCCCACCCGAGCGTCAGCAGGACGATACGACGAACCTTGCCATCTCCGAGACCCACTCGCGTCAGCCCACCGACAGCGCGGCCAACCGCAGCGAGTTCGGATCGGTCACCACGTGCGCCTGCTCGATACCCTTCAGCCACGGCTGGGCGACCATGAAATCGTTGACATTGGCGATGTTCAGCCAGCAACCGGTCTTCACCGCTTCCTCACCGGCGGTGGAGAAGTCCGCGAGGTCACCGGTGGGCAGACCCTTGGCCAACGCGTCGGTGATCGGCGGGGCCGAGCACCCGAAGAAGTTCAGGCCACCGTCGGCATCCCAGGAGATGTGCCCCCACGTGTAGGGCGACGGTGCATCAGGCCAGCCGAGGTAGGTCATGATCTCCGGTGCCGCCTGACCGTCACCGCCGACCCAGCCGTAGATCTCCGACGTCGGGTAGGCCTGGACCTTGGCATTGAGTCCGGCCGCGGCCAGCTGGGTCTGAATCAGGTTGGAAATCAACTGGTTATCGGGGTTCGATGAGTCGTAGCCGATGGTGACGGACTTCTGGTCGGCCGGCAGGCTCGCAGCCAGCGTGGTCAGAACGGACGGATCATGGGTCACCGACTGCTTGCCATACTCAGCGGCCATCATGTTCGCCGGGTAGATCTGGTCAGCCTTCTTGCCGCGGCCGAAGTAGGTCTGCTTGACCAATTCGTCGACGTCGATCGCCTGCATGACGGCGTTGCGGTTCTTCGCGTCGGTCATCATCCCCTTCTTGGGGTTGATGTAGACGAAGTTCGACATCATGGTCGGCAGTGAGTAATTCGCGAACGCCTTGTTGTCCAGATAGGACTGCACGGCCGAGGACGGCAGGTCGTGCAGGATCGCGCCGAGCTGACCGTTGTTGAACTGCAGCTGCTGCGCCGAGACGTCGGTGATCACCGGCAGTTCGACCTTCTCGAAGTACGGCTTGGCGCCCCAGTAGTCGCCGAAGGCGGTCAGCTGGTACTTCGAGCCGACCTCGGCGGCGGTCAGCGTGTACGGGCCGGTGCCCAGGTCATGGGTGGTCAGATAACCCTGCGCGTGGTCGGTGCCCCCGTTCTTCTGCAGGCCGTCAGGACTCATCATCCGCGGACCGTATGGGCAGGCCAGGTAGTCCAGGAACGCCGAGTTCGGCGCCTTGAGCGTGACGGTCACGTCGTAATCGCCCTGGGTGGTTACCGATTCGACGTCGGAGACCATGTAAGCGGGCCCCTGATTCACCGCCGCGCGCCGGTCGAAGGACGCCTTGACCGCCGCCGAGGTGAAGGGAGTGCCGTCGTGGAACTTCACCCCCTGACGCAGCTTGAAGTTGAACACCTTGTTGTCCGGCGAGGCCGTCCACTCGGTGGCCAGCAGCGGCTGGAGCTCCGCCTTGTCGGTGCCGGCCTTGTACTGCAGCAGACCCTCATAGGTGTTGGTGGTCAGCAGCAGGCCCTGGCCTGCGTAGTAGATGTCGGGGTCCGGCGGCTGGCCCGGATCCTGCAGGAACGACAGCTTCAGCACCTTGTCGGTCGGCGCCGCGTTCGGAGTGCTGCTGCCCCCGGAATTCGAACCGCCACAGGCGGTCAGAGCCAGGGCTGCGGTCGCGCCGATCGCGAGCAGCGTAGTGAGTTTCTTCATCGGGCGGCTCCTTCGAGTACCGGGGTGGTCAGGGATGCAAAGGCGTCGAGGATCTCCTCGGTGGTCCGCGTTGCGCCGGTTTGCAGGTATTCCATGGCGTCCAGTGCGGCATCGTGCCGGTAGATCGACGAACCGCCGACACAGTCGGACACCACCCGCACGTGGAAGTCGCGCTGATGGGCATCGGCGAAGGTGTAGTGCACACATACGTCGGTCAGGCCGCCGATCAGGATCAGCGTGTCGGCCTTCAGCCCGGACAGCACGATCTCGAATTCGGTTCCGATGAAACCGGAATAGCGCCGCTTGACGATGTGGAACTCGTGGTTGGGGCCGGTGAAGTCGGGTAACAGCTCGGGATGCAGCGGGGTGCCCGGCCTGCCGTCGATGCAGTGCGGTCCTTCGACACCGTCGAGTTCCCGGCCGAAGTCGATGCCGCTGGCGCGGTGCACTTCCTGGAAGAACACGATCGGGATCGTCGCGGCACGCGCGGCGGCGATCAGCTGCCGCGCCCGGCCGATTCGATCGGCGTATCCAGCCATGTGCGGGATGCCCACCTCCTCGACGGGCATGTCGCCACTTTCTTGCATGTCGACGACGACCAAGACCGGATTGCCCACTATCAGTGGCTGTTTCGGCACCTATCCTCCTGTAACTGCGATG contains the following coding sequences:
- a CDS encoding N-acyl homoserine lactonase family protein — translated: MGLGDGKVRRIVLLTLGWEELPKAVSVYGSPPELRLREPVPGVLLQTDGGWVLLDTGFNTALIRDPALYRRFYPTVEYIPVLPGPGEPIEESLHDIGIDVDDIHLVALSHLHHDHAGGVKLFAGKVPVHAQRRELEYGLSNHPEPERHAIARIDFDDPRIDWVLADGEAEIAPGITAVPTYGHTPGHQSFVVDLDESVGGGGFVFAFDAADLTENIEHELAIGGFIDVDPADTVEPIRKLKRLATDKGYELVPGHDPHVWPELTRAFAERFGPVPPP
- a CDS encoding aspartate/glutamate racemase family protein: MKILVLNPNTSATMTAEIDAAARAAAAPETDIVTAQPAFGSVAIDSAAESYLSAVGVMDVVATQLAAGTFDADAVVLAGFGEHGKDALQEMLDVPVLDIAESAAHVAQLIGRRFSVVTTLARSIAPIEDRLLLAGLAAHCASVRACGLGTAEVDADPAGAVAAIVAEAERAVTLDGADVICLGCAGMAGVTAAITEKLGVPAVDGVAAAVGLAQMLVGLNLSTSKAGVYAAGPENARTHWPLSQGLRT
- a CDS encoding isopenicillin N synthase family dioxygenase is translated as MSGATSFQSVPVIDISGLRSTDPADRERVAAELGTAARDVGFFYISGTSVSDELFDRLLEATKQFFALPLAEKMKSYIGLSNCHRGYVPVGEEGFYSDKPDFKEAFDTALDLPADDPDHLAGNPMLGPNVWPNLAGFAETVTEYYQAVLGVGQDLLGAFAVALGEDPDTFTRHATKTPSQLRLIYYPHNPHAEDAQGIGAHTDYECFTLLKPTAPGLEVLNGAGEWIDVPPIPGTFVVNVGDMLELWTNGAFVATSHRVRKVKQERYSFPLFFNVDYHTVVQPLPQFVTADEESRPALVAGEHLFAQTAQTFAYLRSRLESGDLVLPDGSLETGTFGQQALQSRN
- the allB gene encoding allantoinase AllB, yielding MTTAAVEHVIRAPRAVIDGVVRPAAIGLADGMIRVVAGVDEKLAGDGETVFGPDVVVLPGLVDTHVHIDDPGTDWEGFDSATAAALAGGITTVVDMPLDCDPVTTTMAALEAKRSAADGACHVDTGFWGGIVPDNLESFGELAGAGVFGFKCFLSESGNADFPPLDPDQLRTAMAVVAELDSVLLVHAESERVLTDCPEPAGRSYDDFLRSRPDAAEEDAVRMVLDAVAATGARAHIVHVSSAEVLPMIAEAKAAGLPVTAETCPHYLTFAAETIPEGGTVFAACPPIRGGDNRDLLWAALADGTLDMVVSDHSPCAPHHKDLTGGDFGRAFGGISSLQIALPALWTQARRRGFAVHEVSRWMAQAPAELAGMTDRGAIAPGRRADFCVFDPDASWVVRGAELQHRHPVTPYEGSALTGAIRQTWRGGRPAGEDSRGNLLAAGLREPA
- a CDS encoding allantoicase, giving the protein MTGLDLACRAVGGSVVAASDESFGFKERLIDAAEPDFVPGTFDLRGEVVDGWETRRHAPAPDWVIIRLGVPGRLHTIDVDTRFFTGNHPTGAALYAATLAAGADPCDARVDWRVLSPSTALKADAHNLIAVDDARRYTHLKVVIASDGGVARLRAYGDPVPDPALWSGVTVEVSGAEHGGRVEHCSDTFYSDARALIAADRPQNMGSGWEARRRRDIGPDTHDAVTISFLTPADLLRIEIDTSYFVFNASREVSVLGTRDRPDARRPWWALPFDEVVLPRTHLIADARQVFVVDAPAITAIRVQAYPDGGIARVRALGRPTASGLAELHSRWDASL
- a CDS encoding cysteine hydrolase family protein gives rise to the protein MPKQPLIVGNPVLVVVDMQESGDMPVEEVGIPHMAGYADRIGRARQLIAAARAATIPIVFFQEVHRASGIDFGRELDGVEGPHCIDGRPGTPLHPELLPDFTGPNHEFHIVKRRYSGFIGTEFEIVLSGLKADTLILIGGLTDVCVHYTFADAHQRDFHVRVVSDCVGGSSIYRHDAALDAMEYLQTGATRTTEEILDAFASLTTPVLEGAAR
- a CDS encoding ABC transporter substrate-binding protein, which encodes MKKLTTLLAIGATAALALTACGGSNSGGSSTPNAAPTDKVLKLSFLQDPGQPPDPDIYYAGQGLLLTTNTYEGLLQYKAGTDKAELQPLLATEWTASPDNKVFNFKLRQGVKFHDGTPFTSAAVKASFDRRAAVNQGPAYMVSDVESVTTQGDYDVTVTLKAPNSAFLDYLACPYGPRMMSPDGLQKNGGTDHAQGYLTTHDLGTGPYTLTAAEVGSKYQLTAFGDYWGAKPYFEKVELPVITDVSAQQLQFNNGQLGAILHDLPSSAVQSYLDNKAFANYSLPTMMSNFVYINPKKGMMTDAKNRNAVMQAIDVDELVKQTYFGRGKKADQIYPANMMAAEYGKQSVTHDPSVLTTLAASLPADQKSVTIGYDSSNPDNQLISNLIQTQLAAAGLNAKVQAYPTSEIYGWVGGDGQAAPEIMTYLGWPDAPSPYTWGHISWDADGGLNFFGCSAPPITDALAKGLPTGDLADFSTAGEEAVKTGCWLNIANVNDFMVAQPWLKGIEQAHVVTDPNSLRLAALSVG